Proteins from a genomic interval of Aquabacterium sp. J223:
- a CDS encoding alpha/beta fold hydrolase — MQRRTVLGTAAVAAAAAAAPAAVGAATPRPRTFVLVHGAFHGGWCWQRVASRLRARGHAVFTPTWTGLGERAHLMRPGIDLATFVQDVSSVIEVEELRDVVLVGHSFGGYVITGVADRLADRLSEVVYVDAAVATSGRSPFAELPAEVRRARMEAAVERQGTRVILPPPASSFGLERPEDIAWVDRRMTPMPLDAYDSAITLQGPPAGSTPARYIRCTRPPLPQVAAGAAYARERGWRYAEIATGHDAMVTSPSELVALLEDQERLAR, encoded by the coding sequence ATGCAGCGACGCACCGTCCTGGGCACCGCGGCGGTGGCCGCGGCGGCGGCCGCCGCGCCCGCCGCGGTGGGCGCCGCCACGCCGCGGCCGCGCACCTTCGTGCTGGTCCACGGCGCCTTCCACGGCGGGTGGTGCTGGCAGCGTGTCGCGAGCCGGCTGCGGGCGCGCGGCCACGCGGTCTTCACGCCCACCTGGACCGGGCTCGGTGAGCGGGCGCACCTGATGCGGCCCGGCATCGACCTCGCCACCTTCGTGCAGGACGTGTCGTCGGTGATCGAGGTGGAGGAACTGCGCGACGTGGTGCTCGTCGGGCACAGCTTCGGCGGCTACGTCATCACCGGCGTGGCGGACCGCCTGGCCGACCGCCTGTCGGAGGTGGTCTACGTCGATGCGGCGGTGGCCACGTCGGGGCGTTCGCCCTTCGCGGAACTGCCGGCGGAGGTGCGACGTGCACGCATGGAAGCCGCCGTCGAGCGGCAGGGCACGCGGGTCATCCTGCCGCCACCGGCCAGCAGCTTCGGCCTCGAACGGCCGGAGGACATCGCCTGGGTCGACCGGCGCATGACGCCGATGCCGCTGGACGCCTACGACAGCGCCATCACGCTGCAGGGCCCGCCGGCCGGGTCGACCCCGGCCCGGTACATCCGCTGCACCCGTCCGCCACTGCCCCAGGTGGCGGCGGGCGCGGCCTACGCCCGAGAGCGCGGCTGGCGCTACGCCGAGATCGCCACCGGTCACGACGCCATGGTCACCTCGCCGAGCGAACTGGTCGCCCTGCTGGAGGACCAGGAACGCCTGGCGCGGTGA
- a CDS encoding tripartite tricarboxylate transporter substrate binding protein has translation MKLFRLLTVAALAVGGLATGLEAPAQSFPTRPVTIVVPFVAGGGVDAIARAIAARMSVQMGQPVTVENVAGASGNIGAQRVARSKPDGYTLLVTNDSVVINPVLTKAPYDPIKDFTPIGISGYGPIAIAVNPSLPVQTVGQLMDLLSKHPGKYAYASCGIGTSMHLVGELFKLQAKVDMAHIPYKGCAPAVQDVVGGQVPVLFSGYSAMKSMAEQGKLRLLATTGRQRLAGAPEVPTLTEAEPSLRDVVAETWSALLAPPRLPALVATRLQAEFLAAVNSAEVRTILHSLAVDIRPTDADGTAVLMQQEQARWTALTRQVKISID, from the coding sequence ATGAAGCTGTTCCGTCTTCTGACCGTCGCCGCGCTGGCCGTGGGGGGCCTGGCGACGGGCCTGGAGGCGCCCGCCCAGTCGTTCCCGACCCGCCCGGTCACCATCGTCGTGCCGTTCGTCGCCGGCGGCGGCGTCGACGCCATCGCCCGCGCCATCGCGGCGCGGATGTCGGTGCAGATGGGCCAGCCCGTCACGGTGGAGAACGTGGCCGGCGCTTCGGGGAACATCGGGGCGCAGCGGGTCGCCCGCAGCAAGCCGGACGGCTACACGCTGCTGGTGACCAACGATTCGGTGGTCATCAACCCGGTCCTCACCAAGGCGCCCTACGACCCCATCAAGGACTTCACGCCGATCGGCATCTCCGGCTACGGCCCGATCGCCATCGCGGTGAACCCCAGCCTGCCGGTGCAGACCGTCGGCCAGTTGATGGACCTGCTCAGCAAGCACCCGGGCAAGTACGCGTACGCGTCCTGCGGCATCGGAACGTCCATGCACCTGGTCGGCGAGCTCTTCAAGCTGCAGGCCAAGGTGGACATGGCGCACATCCCCTACAAGGGTTGCGCGCCGGCCGTGCAGGACGTGGTGGGCGGCCAGGTGCCGGTGCTCTTCAGCGGCTACTCGGCGATGAAGTCCATGGCGGAACAGGGCAAGCTCCGGTTGCTGGCCACGACCGGGCGGCAGCGCCTGGCCGGAGCGCCGGAAGTGCCGACGCTGACCGAAGCGGAGCCGTCACTGCGCGACGTGGTGGCGGAGACCTGGAGCGCGCTGCTGGCGCCACCCCGGCTTCCGGCCCTGGTGGCGACCCGGCTGCAGGCCGAGTTCCTGGCCGCGGTCAACAGCGCGGAGGTCCGGACCATCCTGCACAGCCTGGCGGTCGACATCCGGCCCACGGACGCCGACGGGACCGCGGTGCTGATGCAGCAGGAGCAGGCGCGTTGGACCGCCCTCACCCGGCAGGTCAAGATCAGCATCGACTGA
- a CDS encoding alpha/beta fold hydrolase — protein sequence MSSLYERSVQDPEWASIFDRPDEVNRRHLVADGYHTTYLEAGREDAAPVVLIHGANFQVGIGADRWYPTILPLARRFRVFAVDELGGGGTDAPRNLQDIGDVRVRADHVVAFVEALGVGPCHLVGQSQGAWIAAYVAFRRPDLVRELVLVDSASLALPAGGIGAARVSPQFTQNFAPGTLRTEHLAPTPQDMRRYMGSMTYDHSMLCDPLIDRMVVLAKKWLPIWEAPFAQFWADGGVRNRAQYEVDGVHLTTHLESLGKQPLIVWGKNSGKGLDNGLDFYRRIPDAQFHVFDKADHFLWLDRWKDFNGLVTWFLSRT from the coding sequence ATGAGCAGCTTGTATGAGCGATCGGTCCAGGACCCCGAATGGGCCAGCATCTTCGACCGGCCGGACGAGGTGAACCGTCGCCATCTCGTGGCCGACGGGTACCACACCACCTACCTCGAGGCTGGCCGCGAGGACGCCGCGCCGGTGGTGCTGATCCACGGCGCCAACTTCCAGGTCGGCATCGGCGCCGACCGCTGGTACCCCACCATCCTGCCGCTGGCGCGTCGGTTCCGCGTCTTCGCGGTCGATGAACTGGGTGGCGGCGGGACCGACGCGCCCCGCAACCTGCAGGACATCGGCGACGTGCGCGTGCGCGCCGACCACGTCGTCGCGTTCGTCGAGGCCCTGGGCGTGGGCCCGTGCCACCTCGTCGGGCAGTCGCAGGGGGCCTGGATCGCGGCCTACGTCGCCTTCAGGCGCCCGGACCTGGTGCGCGAGCTGGTCCTGGTGGACAGCGCCAGCCTGGCGCTGCCGGCGGGCGGCATCGGCGCGGCGCGCGTCTCGCCGCAGTTCACGCAGAACTTCGCGCCGGGCACCCTGCGCACCGAGCACCTGGCGCCGACGCCGCAGGACATGCGGCGGTACATGGGGTCGATGACCTACGACCACTCCATGCTGTGCGATCCGTTGATCGACCGCATGGTGGTGCTGGCGAAGAAGTGGCTGCCGATCTGGGAAGCACCGTTCGCCCAGTTCTGGGCGGATGGCGGCGTGCGCAACCGCGCGCAGTACGAGGTCGACGGCGTGCACCTGACCACCCACCTGGAGTCCCTGGGCAAGCAGCCGCTGATCGTCTGGGGCAAGAACTCCGGCAAGGGGCTGGACAACGGCCTCGACTTCTACCGGCGCATCCCCGATGCGCAGTTCCATGTCTTCGACAAGGCCGACCACTTCCTCTGGCTTGACCGGTGGAAGGATTTCAACGGCCTGGTGACGTGGTTCCTGTCCCGCACCTGA
- a CDS encoding Bug family tripartite tricarboxylate transporter substrate binding protein — protein MRDFEPITLLTSFGMVLVATPSLQARSVPQLVERAKAAGPGHIAYASQGPGSHMHLLMEMLNLKAGIQLNHVPYKGIPQMSMALSSGEIPLTWLGVYTARSLIADGKVVPLAYSGEKRTSLMPGLPTMIELGYPDVTASAWYGLLAPRGTPKPIIDKIHADVSAVLADPAFAKEQMLAKAYEPADLKPEQFRALIRQELQSRQQMVKVSGAKME, from the coding sequence GTGCGTGATTTCGAGCCGATCACGCTGCTGACTTCCTTCGGCATGGTGCTGGTCGCCACGCCATCGCTGCAGGCGCGCAGCGTCCCGCAGCTGGTCGAGCGCGCCAAGGCCGCGGGGCCGGGCCACATCGCCTACGCGTCGCAGGGCCCCGGCAGCCACATGCACCTGTTGATGGAGATGCTGAACCTCAAGGCCGGCATCCAGCTGAACCACGTGCCCTACAAGGGCATCCCGCAGATGTCGATGGCGCTGTCCAGCGGCGAAATCCCGCTGACGTGGCTGGGCGTCTACACCGCCCGATCGCTGATCGCCGACGGCAAGGTGGTGCCGCTGGCCTACAGCGGCGAGAAGCGCACCTCGCTGATGCCCGGCCTGCCCACCATGATCGAACTGGGCTACCCCGACGTCACCGCCTCGGCCTGGTACGGCCTCCTGGCGCCCAGGGGCACGCCGAAGCCCATCATCGACAAGATCCACGCCGACGTGTCCGCGGTGCTGGCCGACCCGGCCTTCGCCAAGGAACAGATGCTGGCCAAGGCCTACGAGCCCGCCGACCTCAAGCCCGAACAGTTCCGCGCCTTGATCCGGCAGGAGCTGCAAAGCCGCCAGCAGATGGTCAAGGTCTCTGGCGCGAAGATGGAGTGA
- a CDS encoding tripartite tricarboxylate transporter substrate binding protein encodes MTLLRALVLSSVVALQALWSGGAVAQAEDWPQRPVRLVIGVPPGSGSDLLARALSERLAARWKQQVLVENRPGANTVLSAAAVAQAAPDGHTLLFGIDSTFSILPPPQRQAALRPGA; translated from the coding sequence ATGACCCTGTTGCGTGCGCTTGTCTTGTCGTCCGTCGTTGCGCTGCAGGCGCTGTGGTCGGGCGGTGCCGTGGCACAGGCCGAGGACTGGCCGCAGCGGCCGGTCCGGCTGGTCATCGGCGTGCCGCCGGGCAGCGGCAGCGACCTGCTGGCCCGGGCCCTGAGCGAGCGGCTGGCGGCGCGCTGGAAGCAGCAGGTGCTGGTCGAGAACCGGCCCGGCGCCAACACCGTGCTGTCGGCCGCGGCGGTGGCGCAAGCCGCACCCGACGGCCACACGCTGCTGTTCGGCATCGACTCCACCTTCAGCATCCTCCCCCCACCTCAACGCCAAGCTGCCCTACGACCCGGTGCGTGA
- a CDS encoding CocE/NonD family hydrolase, with protein MTEPTRIVRIPMRDGIEIAAALYLPPEAASVSRPTLLAASPYRFDNNAAPARPVFLWRETGPIEWYLAQGYAFVHMDVRGTGRSGGDYRYMCPAEQRDLYEVIEWIARQPWSNGRVGGIGQSYYARMQWFMAIQGPPALKCIAPFDGNVDTYRASAYTGGIPGEFPGQTWYNGTVRTVNQYPAQGPSRLLEWDYALAVRQHPTYDDFWRERAAAESLDRIRVPVLSIGVWRKVDLHLNGNIVGFERSGGPKKLLVFNSSSVQDAVSDFSSVAFHERHLLPFYDRYLKEEVDNGYDRLPPVRYYVTGSPELHTAEQWPPADAAYREFRLSGRPSGSVQSLNDGSLDDGFLDEADAPVEGPASTSYEYPDPGWRIGVVGFDERGRPDPARRVLTFTSPALTAPLHVCGPIKLVLYAASSGTDTDFIVKLSEQAPRDPGELARGVNPASQVVTKGWLRASHRALDPRWSREMAPQYAHDAPSDIVPRQVVRYQIAIMPTGHCFRAGSRLRLEIANGDSMLTENVFAHEYGPRKVGRDTFFHSAEHPSALFIPVRSTSP; from the coding sequence GTGACCGAACCCACCCGCATCGTGCGCATCCCCATGCGCGACGGCATCGAGATCGCCGCCGCGCTGTACCTGCCGCCGGAGGCGGCGTCGGTGTCGCGGCCGACGCTGCTGGCGGCGTCGCCGTACCGCTTCGACAACAACGCGGCGCCGGCGCGGCCGGTCTTCCTCTGGCGCGAGACCGGCCCCATCGAGTGGTACCTGGCGCAGGGCTACGCCTTCGTGCACATGGACGTGCGCGGCACCGGACGCTCCGGAGGCGACTACCGCTACATGTGCCCTGCGGAGCAGCGCGACCTGTACGAGGTGATCGAATGGATCGCCCGCCAGCCGTGGAGCAACGGCCGGGTCGGCGGCATCGGGCAGAGCTACTACGCGCGCATGCAGTGGTTCATGGCCATCCAGGGGCCGCCGGCGCTGAAGTGCATCGCGCCCTTCGACGGCAACGTCGACACCTACCGGGCCTCGGCCTACACCGGCGGCATCCCGGGCGAGTTCCCCGGGCAGACCTGGTACAACGGCACGGTCCGCACGGTGAACCAGTACCCGGCGCAGGGGCCGTCGCGGCTGCTGGAGTGGGACTACGCGCTGGCGGTGCGCCAGCACCCCACCTACGACGACTTCTGGCGCGAGCGCGCCGCCGCCGAGTCGCTGGACCGCATCCGCGTGCCGGTGCTGTCGATCGGCGTCTGGCGCAAGGTGGACCTGCACCTGAACGGCAACATCGTCGGCTTCGAGCGTTCCGGCGGCCCCAAGAAGCTGCTGGTGTTCAACTCCTCGTCGGTGCAGGACGCGGTGAGCGACTTCTCCAGCGTCGCCTTCCACGAGCGGCACCTGCTGCCGTTCTACGACCGCTACCTCAAGGAGGAGGTCGACAACGGCTACGACCGCCTGCCGCCGGTGCGCTACTACGTCACCGGCTCACCGGAGCTGCACACCGCCGAGCAGTGGCCGCCGGCCGACGCGGCCTACCGCGAGTTCCGGCTCAGCGGCCGGCCCAGCGGCAGCGTGCAGTCGCTCAACGACGGCTCGCTCGACGACGGCTTCCTTGACGAGGCGGACGCGCCGGTCGAAGGCCCGGCGTCGACCTCTTACGAGTACCCGGACCCGGGCTGGCGCATCGGCGTCGTCGGCTTCGACGAGCGCGGCCGGCCCGACCCGGCGCGGCGGGTGCTGACGTTCACCTCGCCGGCGCTGACGGCGCCGCTGCACGTGTGCGGCCCGATCAAGCTGGTGCTGTACGCGGCCTCCAGCGGCACCGACACCGACTTCATCGTCAAGCTGTCCGAGCAGGCGCCGCGGGACCCGGGCGAACTGGCGCGTGGCGTCAACCCGGCGTCGCAGGTGGTCACCAAGGGCTGGCTGCGGGCCTCGCACCGCGCGCTGGACCCGCGCTGGAGCCGCGAGATGGCACCGCAGTACGCGCACGACGCGCCCAGCGACATCGTGCCCAGGCAGGTGGTTCGCTACCAGATCGCCATCATGCCCACCGGCCACTGCTTCCGCGCCGGCAGCCGCCTGCGCCTGGAGATCGCCAACGGCGACTCCATGCTGACGGAGAACGTGTTCGCCCACGAGTACGGCCCGCGCAAGGTGGGCCGCGACACCTTCTTCCATTCGGCCGAGCACCCCTCGGCGCTGTTCATCCCCGTCCGGAGCACCTCGCCATGA
- a CDS encoding xanthine dehydrogenase family protein molybdopterin-binding subunit, translating into MSTGISRRGLLTGAGVVVAFSWLPGRADAQPAAGGPVRLPGSLNATRRLDAWVRLAPDGSAVVCTGKVEFGQGVKTALAQIAAEELELPLSRLSILTGDTDLTPDEGFTAGSMSIEFSGSALRAACAEARELLVALAAERLAVPAAELRAADGAVVAPDGRRLSYGELAGAVDLKREASPTARAKPASLYRLVGQSVPRLDIPAKVTGATAYIQDLRLPGMVHARVVRPPRPGARLERVDEAAVRRLPGVLAIVRDGSFLGVVARREEQAIAAWTALREGARWSGGEVLPTPERVYQDLLALPTVDTVVSQKAQPVPDGAKRVEATYRKPYVSHGSIGPSCALAQMEAGRMTVWTHSQGVFPLRRDLARALGMKEADVRCTYAENAGCYGRNGADDAAFEAALIAKTMPGRPVRLQWMREDEFTGEPYGTAMVMKASGAVANGRIVDWQYELWSGPHGIRPGEADGNNLVLAWSLAQPQPRAPARNIPAMFGGGSERNAVPGYDVGNHRVVNHFIPVMPVWVSSLRTLGAYGNVLAVESFMDELAEAAGADPVAFRLAHLKDERGAAVIRTAAEMAQWSGRPQGDGRRGFGIGYAQYKNTAAYVAVVAEVIVDRDKGLVRVPRVWCATDAGTVINPDGVLNQIEGGVIQSVSWTLLEEVRMAPTGVQTRHWGDYPILRMPDVPRVEHHLARRTERPLGTGEASQGPAAAAVANAFAAATGRRLREAPFTPSRVRGALA; encoded by the coding sequence ATGTCCACAGGAATCTCGCGGCGCGGGCTGCTCACCGGCGCCGGCGTGGTGGTGGCCTTCTCCTGGCTGCCCGGGCGGGCCGACGCCCAGCCGGCGGCGGGCGGTCCGGTGCGGCTGCCGGGCAGCCTGAACGCCACGCGCCGGCTCGACGCGTGGGTGCGGCTGGCCCCCGACGGCAGCGCCGTCGTCTGCACCGGCAAGGTCGAGTTCGGCCAGGGCGTGAAGACCGCCCTGGCGCAGATCGCGGCGGAGGAGCTGGAGCTGCCGCTGTCGCGGCTGAGCATCCTCACCGGCGACACCGACCTGACGCCGGACGAGGGCTTCACCGCGGGCAGCATGAGCATCGAGTTCTCGGGCAGCGCGCTGCGCGCGGCCTGCGCCGAGGCGCGCGAGCTGCTGGTCGCCCTGGCGGCCGAGCGGCTGGCGGTGCCGGCCGCCGAGCTGCGGGCGGCCGACGGCGCGGTGGTGGCGCCGGACGGCCGGCGCCTGTCCTACGGCGAGCTGGCGGGCGCGGTGGACCTGAAGCGCGAGGCCAGCCCCACCGCGCGAGCGAAGCCGGCCTCGCTGTACCGGCTGGTGGGCCAGTCGGTGCCGCGGCTGGACATCCCGGCCAAGGTCACCGGCGCCACGGCGTACATCCAGGACCTGCGGCTGCCGGGCATGGTGCACGCCCGCGTGGTGCGCCCGCCGCGACCGGGCGCGCGGCTCGAGCGGGTCGACGAAGCGGCGGTGCGCCGCCTGCCCGGCGTGCTGGCCATCGTCCGCGACGGCAGCTTCCTCGGGGTGGTCGCGCGGCGCGAGGAACAGGCCATCGCCGCGTGGACGGCCCTGCGCGAGGGCGCGCGCTGGTCGGGCGGCGAGGTGCTGCCCACCCCCGAGCGCGTGTACCAGGACCTGCTGGCGCTGCCCACGGTCGACACCGTGGTGAGCCAGAAGGCCCAGCCGGTGCCCGACGGCGCCAAGCGGGTGGAGGCCACCTACCGCAAGCCGTACGTCTCCCATGGGTCGATCGGCCCGTCCTGCGCGCTGGCGCAGATGGAGGCCGGCCGCATGACCGTGTGGACCCATTCGCAGGGCGTGTTCCCGCTGCGCCGCGACCTTGCGCGCGCGCTCGGGATGAAGGAGGCCGACGTCCGCTGCACCTACGCCGAGAACGCCGGCTGCTACGGCCGCAACGGCGCCGACGACGCGGCGTTCGAGGCGGCGCTGATCGCCAAGACGATGCCCGGGCGGCCGGTGCGGCTGCAGTGGATGCGCGAGGACGAGTTCACCGGCGAGCCCTACGGCACCGCCATGGTGATGAAGGCGAGCGGCGCGGTGGCCAACGGGCGCATCGTCGACTGGCAGTACGAGCTGTGGAGCGGGCCGCACGGCATCCGGCCCGGCGAGGCCGACGGCAACAACCTGGTGCTGGCGTGGTCGCTGGCGCAGCCGCAGCCGCGGGCGCCCGCCCGCAACATCCCCGCCATGTTCGGCGGCGGCAGCGAACGCAACGCGGTCCCGGGCTACGACGTGGGCAACCACCGCGTCGTCAACCACTTCATTCCGGTCATGCCGGTGTGGGTGTCGTCGCTGCGCACCCTCGGTGCCTACGGCAACGTGCTGGCGGTCGAATCGTTCATGGACGAGCTGGCCGAGGCCGCCGGCGCCGACCCAGTGGCCTTCCGGCTTGCGCACCTGAAGGATGAGCGCGGGGCGGCCGTCATCCGGACCGCGGCCGAGATGGCGCAGTGGTCCGGCCGCCCGCAGGGCGACGGCCGCCGCGGTTTCGGCATCGGCTACGCGCAGTACAAGAACACCGCGGCCTACGTGGCCGTGGTGGCGGAGGTGATCGTCGACCGGGACAAGGGCCTGGTGCGGGTGCCGCGCGTGTGGTGCGCCACCGACGCCGGCACCGTGATCAACCCGGACGGCGTGCTCAACCAGATCGAGGGCGGCGTCATCCAGTCGGTGAGCTGGACGCTGCTCGAAGAGGTCCGCATGGCCCCGACCGGCGTGCAGACCCGGCACTGGGGCGACTACCCCATCCTGCGGATGCCCGACGTGCCGCGGGTCGAGCACCACCTCGCCCGCCGCACCGAGCGGCCCCTGGGCACGGGCGAGGCCTCGCAGGGGCCGGCGGCCGCCGCCGTGGCCAACGCCTTCGCCGCGGCCACCGGCCGCCGCCTGCGGGAGGCGCCGTTCACGCCGTCCCGCGTCCGGGGCGCGCTGGCATGA
- a CDS encoding (2Fe-2S)-binding protein, whose product MTLKLKVNGALRSVPASPDTPLLYALRNDLELNSPKYGCGMAQCGACTVLIDGQAAPSCVIPCKAVGKAEITTLEGLGSQRNPSRLQQAFIAEQAAQCGYCINGMVMTAQALLNRNPKPTEAQVREALAGNLCRCGTHNRIVKAVLRAAGDAAV is encoded by the coding sequence ATGACCCTCAAACTGAAGGTGAACGGCGCATTGCGCAGCGTGCCCGCATCCCCCGACACGCCGCTGCTGTACGCGCTGCGCAACGACCTGGAGCTCAACAGTCCCAAGTACGGCTGCGGCATGGCCCAGTGCGGTGCGTGCACGGTGCTGATCGACGGCCAGGCGGCCCCGTCCTGCGTCATCCCGTGCAAGGCCGTCGGCAAGGCCGAGATCACCACGCTCGAAGGGCTGGGCAGCCAGCGCAACCCCAGCCGCCTGCAACAGGCCTTCATCGCCGAGCAGGCCGCGCAGTGCGGCTACTGCATCAACGGCATGGTGATGACGGCGCAGGCGCTGCTCAACCGCAACCCGAAGCCCACGGAGGCCCAGGTGCGCGAGGCACTGGCCGGCAACCTGTGCCGCTGCGGCACCCACAACCGCATCGTCAAGGCCGTGCTGCGCGCCGCCGGCGACGCCGCCGTATGA
- a CDS encoding ABC transporter substrate-binding protein, translating into MSTASEQPQGSPAPSHDGAPRRLRVAIVSRTFFYLPLWAALDRGEFERAGLQLEVSLLGAASQAEPLRDGALDIAIATPEAALQDAAAGGPLRIVAGNTGKLSHSLITRPPFPTVASLRGARLGILNRVEGSFFQLQAMMAHHGLQHPGDYEVVETGGVPPRHKALLEGRIDGGLQSIPWNYVAEEAGLNNLGDITGYVPDWQFVSVNVNRDWARREPDVLTRFLAVMLRSTEWVHTHRDEAAAIAERELPAERRHAERAWDYYTSTNALTRDLSVNRRGLEVVLDTQRQAGLLPPGAPTGLDAYVDLTWLDAARDLLTTDRTS; encoded by the coding sequence ATGTCTACTGCCTCTGAACAACCCCAGGGCTCGCCAGCCCCGTCCCACGACGGCGCGCCCCGGCGGCTGCGCGTGGCCATCGTGTCGCGCACCTTCTTCTACCTGCCGCTGTGGGCGGCGCTGGACCGCGGCGAATTCGAGCGTGCCGGCCTGCAGCTGGAGGTGTCGCTCCTGGGCGCCGCCTCGCAGGCGGAACCGCTGCGCGACGGCGCCCTGGACATCGCGATCGCCACGCCCGAGGCCGCGCTGCAGGATGCGGCCGCCGGCGGGCCGCTGCGCATCGTGGCCGGCAACACCGGCAAGCTCAGCCATTCGCTCATCACCCGGCCCCCGTTTCCCACGGTGGCCTCGCTGCGCGGCGCGCGGCTGGGCATCCTGAACCGGGTCGAGGGCAGCTTCTTCCAGCTGCAGGCGATGATGGCCCACCATGGGCTGCAGCACCCCGGCGACTACGAGGTGGTCGAAACCGGCGGTGTGCCGCCGCGCCACAAGGCGCTGCTCGAAGGCCGCATCGACGGCGGCCTGCAGTCGATCCCCTGGAACTACGTGGCGGAGGAGGCCGGGTTGAACAACCTCGGCGACATCACCGGCTACGTGCCCGACTGGCAGTTCGTCTCGGTGAACGTCAACCGCGACTGGGCGCGCCGCGAACCCGACGTGCTGACCCGCTTCCTGGCCGTCATGCTGCGGTCGACCGAATGGGTGCACACCCACCGGGACGAGGCGGCCGCCATCGCCGAGCGCGAACTGCCCGCCGAGCGACGCCACGCCGAGCGCGCGTGGGACTACTACACCAGCACCAACGCCTTGACGCGCGACCTGTCGGTCAACCGCCGGGGCCTGGAGGTGGTGCTCGACACCCAGCGGCAGGCTGGGTTGCTGCCGCCAGGGGCGCCGACGGGGCTCGACGCCTACGTCGACCTCACCTGGCTCGACGCAGCGCGTGACCTGCTGACCACCGACCGCACATCATGA
- a CDS encoding aromatic-ring-hydroxylating dioxygenase subunit beta: protein MNGPDATALARDLLAQEAACLDERRWDDWLSRYREDCEYWVPMWRDEETLTADPRRELSHIYYRSRAGLEDRVMRIKTRQSASSVPLPRTTHVHGWVIADPPSDADRLHARAAWSCHVFLPARQQSFCLFGLTRVDFTRDPDGWRIQRRVVQLNSDYIPTMIDVYCL, encoded by the coding sequence ATGAACGGCCCGGACGCCACCGCGCTGGCGCGCGACCTGCTCGCGCAGGAGGCGGCCTGCCTGGACGAGCGCCGCTGGGACGACTGGCTGTCGCGCTACCGCGAGGACTGCGAGTACTGGGTGCCGATGTGGCGCGACGAGGAGACGCTCACCGCCGATCCCAGGCGCGAGCTGTCGCACATCTACTACCGCAGCCGGGCCGGACTCGAGGACCGGGTCATGCGCATCAAGACCCGCCAGTCCGCGTCGTCGGTGCCGCTGCCGCGCACCACGCATGTCCACGGCTGGGTCATCGCCGATCCGCCGTCGGATGCCGATCGCCTGCACGCCCGGGCCGCCTGGTCGTGCCATGTGTTCCTGCCCGCCCGCCAGCAGAGCTTCTGCCTGTTCGGCCTCACGCGCGTGGACTTCACGCGCGACCCGGACGGCTGGCGCATCCAGCGTCGCGTCGTTCAGCTGAACAGCGACTACATCCCGACGATGATCGATGTCTACTGCCTCTGA